Below is a window of Anabas testudineus chromosome 10, fAnaTes1.2, whole genome shotgun sequence DNA.
TAGCTCGGTGTTTTCACCTGCTGCCTGATTAATCACGGTAAATCtgaatattttagttttctacATTGGATTTATGCCGACATCTCTTAATGACATCCCCGCATCTATTCTCCAATCAACCGGGTAAACCGCTATCTAAGCGTGTTAGCATCCCTCATTGAAAACAATGGGATGTGTTAGCCTGTAGCTAGCAGCAGCCGGAGATGCCCAGCGGCCTCAGAGAGTCCGGCTTCAGAGCCGCGGCTCAGGCTGCACAGAGGCCTCCGCTGCCGGGGACAGGCTGTCACCTGCAACCCCCGAGAGCCATTATTTAACCACCAGCAGCCACGTGTTTCACTGGAGCCTCATTAACACGGCTGCTAACATCTAAATAAGACAGTTTTATCCCTGGGAGAGCAGCCAGGGTCTCTGGGTGCagagtaactaagtacatttacttattaCTTATAAATACTGTGCTTCAGTACAATTTGgaggtacttgtacttcacttgaatatttcttttttgtttaacattCACTAGATCTCAGAGGAAAGTGTTGGGATTTTCATGTATCTAACAGGTTTAGTTGCTTTGCAGATTCAGGctaaaacataataaaagataaatgaattattattattattattattgaataatGAGCTTATTTATGAAGCcaatgtggaacaaatctgggACCTTCAAGTTATCAAATTCAGTAGTGTTTAAAGTACTTTGTTATCCAGTAACACAGTTGGATTGATGCCCAGAAAAATCACTTTTAttagtggagtacttgtacttttgtactaTTTAGAGAACTGTACGGCTGCAGCCACAATTAGTTTTCATTATGAGCACATCTGACAGTTGATTTTCTTTGATAGTCAATTGATAATTCAGCATTTTAAACATCAGAAGAAGTGAAAATGTCTAGTTTTTCCctaaaaccaaactgaacaGAGGCCTCATGTCTCATGACACGTTCGACTGTTTAACTATAGCTACAGCTAACAAATAATTCTTTTTATCAATTAATATGCCCATTATTGTCTCTATTGTTATTTTAGTCTGTAAAATGTTCAGTAGAATAGTTAAATACTCTCAGACCCTAAACTTTCTTGTTTTAACCAAACAACTGTCCAGAACCCCGAAGATACTCAGTTTACCGTAGTACCTCGTCAGTCCCAGAAGAACTGgacatttgatttattaaagctaaatcatatttaaaagtaaatggaCTGAATAAAGTGTGAAGCCTAATACTCACAGTATAATGCCAGTACTTTACTCTGATACAAGTTAGACAGTGAGGTGGAGGGATGTCGACATAAGTAAATGTACACTGAATATTACATATACAGGTACATACAGACAGTACAGATTAGATGGATCTGATGTAAAACTAAGAAACAGAGTTTCTTAGTTTTGCTTGCTTTTCCTACCGCAAAACTTAAAACCTGACTTTAAACTTCTTTTATAGTTCAGATAAattattgtttgtctttttcagccGTGAGTAGTGTCTGCAGGTATTTGTTTCCATGTTAACGGTTAAATAAAGCAGTCTGTATGATTAGAGCTAAAATAATTGgttagttttaaaaaacaaagataatcTGTTTAATCCCTCTTACATCCAACGCCAGCTGTAATATAGTGagttgaactttttttttttttttaagtattaaCATCCCTTTATTTTAAGTGTCTATACTGATTTAGCGTCTATTTTTGgttattttgctttttgtttgattatttacaCCCTCTGATACTTGTTTTATGTccttttcctcttgttttgCGTCAGTTTACCTTTGGCGACCTCGTTAAGGTTTCTGTGGTTTCTCATTTCTGGTTTTGGGTTAGGGTTACCCTAACCCTACATCTGTTTATGATCATTTTCTTCCCtttgtacttgttttgtttctctttgtgtcgGTTTATTCCCTTTtctattgttttctttctccatccTTTCTTGGTTGTGTTACATCTGTTCATATTTGTCTTTTGACCTGAACTTATCGCACAAATTTTGCTCCATTCTGTGCTTATTTTGCTTCCTCGTGTGGTTATTTCATCTCTTTCTACTTGTATTACAtctgtttgtgttctttttaatgtctttgtggttattttgcaTCTTGTCATACTGATTTTAAGTCTGTTCTCATTTTGTCCTATGGTCGTTTTGCATCCCTTTACACTTGTTTTTCATTCCtttctacattttttattttttattttcagtctctGAACTTGTTTTACATCCCCACTATTCATCCACGTATTAAGTTATTAAATccatttaatgttaaatgttgaagTTCTTAAATTTAATTTCGTGAACACTGAGTCAGTTTAATTAAAGTGACTCTTACCTTTGACCGCCTCCTCTTCAGGTTTGTTGCCGGGGGCGACGGCTTCCAGACAATGCCATTGTGAGAGTGGGTGGGGCTACCTGGCCCTAAGGTGGTAAGGAGGAGGAGTCTCACCCTCAGCCCACCCCTCCCCACCTGTCTCCTTCTCCTGCAACAGACCAAACGGACAGACATACAGACGGGCGTGGCTCTCCCCCTccgcctcctcttcctccttctcttcctcctcttccccttctCTCCCCATATCCTCCCCACCTCAGTCCCCCGTCTCCCTCCCCGGCCCCCCTGTCCCCTGCCACCATGCTGTGGTCACGCTGCTGGTGGAGAGCCTGAGGAAGCAGACTCTGGAAGGCAACCCTGCTCGGCCAGGGGACTCCTACCAGGTGAGCCTCACCTCcatctgcagcatcactgtcacACATCATGGGATTATGAAAGGGAAAGAACGAGGGTCACAGCGTCTCCTGAAGTTTACATTATCATGCTGTGGATGTCCAAAAAAGTCCAAAAAACACTGGGATgttgtgtgaaatgtaaataaaaacagaatataatGATTTGGAACACATTGAAAACCTATATTCGATTAACAATAGTACAAAAACACCTAGAAAacttaaatattttgtaattttgatttgtacatgttttaaaagttgAGTGAGGGGCGTGTTGAGCCGTCAGACCCactgatttagtttttaaagtgaAGTTATTCCCATTCTCGCTTGTGGCCTCGTTTGTCATATTTTACACTTCATAATAGTCCATTAGTGACAGATCTGGAGTGTAGGCAGGTCAGTTTAGCATCTGGACTCTTTACTACTAAGCCATGCTGGTGTACGTGCTGAATGTGGTCTGGCAGGTTTCTGCCACACCTTAGTACATCTTTAATGAGTTTCTGGatcttgtttgtctgtttgtttttctttgcatggTAGAGTTTGAACCTGTATTTGTTGATGCAACAACAAACTATGTTCAATGACAGTGGTTCTGAGATGTTTTCATGAGCCCATGCAAATACAGGTTTTAAACTGAATCTGAATCCAACTGAatctttttagttttagttcattGTAATTATAAGTAATCTAAATACTGCAGTAGGTTCTGTTAGTCAGAGCTGAAGCTGCAGTTCTGTCAAATGTCCCCTAGATGATGCTCCAGTAAAACCCTCAGCAGGTAAACAGAGTTACTGCTACAGCACTGGTCGGGTTTTACCCTGAGGCATATTAATATTAccataactttatttataagcCATTTAGAAATGAGCTTAAGATGCAAATGTATCACTTTCAAGCAGTATTTTGCTTTTGtagtaaaacacatgaaagacataattaaaaaagaTTAATCAATTCAGACtttattaaagctttatttcttacattttctaGTGTTGTATGTGCATGAACagaacagtaaaatatttttacaaccTTAAGGTGCTGTATAattttagaataataataataattattatttttattattattcaaaggaaaggtctacaagacagtggtgagaccagctctgctctatgggttagagacggtagcagtgagaaagagacaagaggctgagatggaggtagcagagatgaagatgttgaggttctccttaggagtgaccaggttagacagaataaggaacgagtacatcagagggacggctcacgttgtctgagttagcgacaaagtcagagaggccagactgaggtggtttggacatgttcagaggagggatagtgaatatattggtagaaggatgttggagatggagctgccaggcaggaggacaagaggacgaccaaggaggagatatatggatgttataacagaggacatgaggttggctagtgttagggtagaagatgttcatgatagatttaggtggaaaaggatgattcgctgtggcgacccctgatgggaaaagccgaaagaagaagatttttattattatattagaatGATCACTAAagatgtgtatgtttttactgTCGTCTGTgtcattttactttactttacttctagTTGTTAAACCAATACAATTACAGCTGAGTTTGTACAAAAGGTGCCAAAGGATTTGTAGACGTAAAATGAAGCGGCACGTCTCAAAGTCATAAATCAAGTTTAAGCCATGAgctgtgtttgactttgttcTGTCTTTCAGTCCCTGCTGGACCCTAAAACCCTCGCAGAGTGCTGGCCCCCAGATGGCTTGATGCCTGGtgagtgtgaaaataaaaactgtatgaaactttattttgtttctattgtGTCTTCATGACGACATCATGAAACATTAAAACCTTGTGTGTCCTCAGAGAGCAGTTACTGGCAGCTCTGCCCTCCCTCCAAGTCCAGCCTGCAGGGGGGGTTACTGAGCTCTAGTTTCCCTCCTGGCCCTGTGCCCCTGGTGCCCCCAGTGCCCCCAGATGCTCACCTGCAGGAGGCGGGCGACCCCCTGGACGGTGCCCCCTCTCAGCCACAGCAGCACCGGCCTCTGGCGCCCAGCACCTCAGCCTCCGAGCTGTCCCTCCCCGGAGCGGTGGCCCCTCCCGGCCCCGgaccccctccacctcctcccccgCCCCCCAAGCGTCACTGTCGCTCTCTGTCGGTGCCTGAGGACCTGTCGCGCTGTCGCTACACCTGGCGGCCGAGCGCCTCGCGCGTCTGGACTCCCGTCAGTCGTCAGCAGTGTCATGGGGCAGTGGGGGGTGGAGTTACAGGTGGGGGAGCGGGTGTGGGAGGTGCGGGTATAGGGGCAGGAGCGGCGGGGGGAGGAGCTTGTCCTCTTCGTGCTCCCAGCTCCTCCCTGAACTCGTCGCTGCACTCCTCATCCAGCCCCACCTTTTTCAGCCTGGCGCTGTCTCCGGACTCCCCCCTCCCGTGGAGCTTCCCCTGGGACCCCAGTGAGGCAGCGGCGGGTGGAGGcgcctgctgctgcttcttcccCTCGCCCTCATCttgctcctcctctccctctcccctccacccacctccccctcctcagAGGCGTTTCTCCCTCTCCCCAGTGCTCATTAGAGACTCGGCCGCCTCCACCTTCCTGCCACCGCCTCCCGTGCCAAGCCAAGCGACAGCGCCTCCACCAGGCTGCTCTACTGGGTCTGGAGCGACTGGAGGGGGCCCCGTACCCGCTTCGCCCTCCTCAGCCTGCAGCACACCATCTTCTCTGCGACGCAGTCTCCCGCCACAGCTGCCGCGCTGCCACTCGCAGCCCTGcgacctgctgctgctcaaacCAGGTCTGAAGAGACGACGTGACCCCGACAGACCCTGCGCTCGACCCATCCTCGACTTCACCAAGATGACTCAGGTACCGCAGGAAAGGTTTATTCATACAGCACGTTCAAAATAGGATGTTGATCAGGGACAggaaagatgaaataaaaacaacttaaatgaGAGAATAGATGTAAAATGATGTAAGATTTAAAtatctgtgatttaaaaaaagataaaaacacaacagcaacgTGCAAAAAGTTAACTAGTAAAAGCTGAAGAAAAGACGTGTAAACATTAACCCTTAAGAACCAGAATGTGACACCCACTGTGCTTGAGTGCTTCATGACCCTCTTCCCGTCCCTGCAGACCCGCAGCATCGACCCGCAGTGTCTGGAGCGCGGCGGAGGCAGGCTGGCCTGCGGCGGTGACATCTGCATGGGCATGGAGTCCTTCATGGGCGACTTCCGCGGCTCCTGCTCGCCAGCCGAGTGTCTGGGCAGGACCAGCATCGGACCACTAAGCGAGAGCGACGAGGAGTGCCAAGAGgacgacgacgatgatgatgatgatgatgatgacgacagGGAGGAGGAAGCTGATGAGCGTGAGGCGGCACAGCAGGCGGTGTTTGAGAGGGATTGTACAGAACTCGACTTGAACTTAATAGAAGAAAACTGACATATTTGTAAATGGAAGgctgttctctgtttctgtttttaatttgttttcatttgaattgaTCTGAAACCCTCCCCTCTTTCTGGACCACAACACTCCCGCCTCCTTGCCACCAATCAGCAAGGCTCTCAGGAACAACACCTTCTCTCGTTTGATGAGCTGGGGTAAACAAAGCTGATTGACGACAACAGTGATGATGTGACTACCACCGTTCGAGACTCAGTGTTGTGGCTTCACTTGGAAACCTCCTGGCTGCTCTCTAACATCTCTCTGcggtttgtttttaaagtgaggATCTCTGAGGGTAACTGGTCGCCTGTGATGAGAGGAAACCTGGACACTCTGAATCCCAGCCTGCACACTTTGTCCTCCACAGTGTTTCACAGGGGAATCACTGCTGCATCTGACCTTCAGTTACCTCTACAAACATAGTCCCTGCCTCGTCCGCATTCCCAGTTAAAACCTGAACTTGTTCTGGTATCTGGAGTCCAGATGCAAAGTTTTCCTACTTCTGTGACTGGACTCAGGCTGTCCAGGTGTCCATTAGCATCCAGGTGtcttcaaacacacagctgctgagTCTTGGTAACACACTACAGTCTGATGAGGCTCTTGCCACACTGCAACACCAACCTGGAACGCTGTCACCACGCCCGTCACATAGTTCTCCTCAGTGCACTAACTGAAACACCAGACTTGGGGCAGGGTGATATGGAAAGATTTCTATTACGATAATGTTATCATATCAGTCTATTGATATCTCGCTGTGTTAAATCACTCAGAGCTGGAAGCTTCCTTTTTACTCCTAAGTGAGATGTGTAGGCGCTTGAATCGGTCATTTTCACTTTGCTTACTGGTATTAAGTTCATGTGGTAAGTGGACACTTTCAGGTCTGCTTGTTTTCACTTGCTTGGTTCTGTCTTGCATTCGTCGTgctgattagattagattagtgGTTTCCTGTCTTTTGACACAGTGCACGCTTCTCTGCTTCAGTCGGACTCCACTCTCTCCACAGTACTGGTTGTGTTCTTCGGGATGTTTTTCTTcataactgtaactgtaactagcAGCGTGAAGCAGAAGTCAGAATTTTAACGGCTGATGTCGAAGGTAGACACATTTGTACGTGTGGGTTAAAAACAGTCACACGTTTGAATCAGTTAATaatctgtgtgatgtgtttaatgGATCATTCGGCTCCTTTTTTGTAGCATTGGTGTTTTTTCTTGATCAGTGCTTTAAGGCAAAATTACTAAATGGGTAATGtcttaaatataataatgttttattagatACCCTTTTTCCACCAACCAAGGTCCAGGTTCCTGCTTTAGGCTGCAGCCAAGAACCACATGCACTGGGGGGCATCATGACCCATAGGATCAGCTAAAACTTTGTTGTAAAGAAAGTtggaaattgtttttgtttatttgttagtTGTTGGAAATCAGTGTAATTTTTATTAGATATATTTAACTGGAGTGTGATGGCTAAAGCTACCAAAGGCTAACATTAAGATCCTACGTCCACTTTTAACAATCAGAACTTTATACGTTTACAGTGATCACACGGAGCAGTGCGAGTGTGTTGGATCAGTAGTGTTTTGATGCCAGTGTGGACTCGTAAAGTCAGAAGCAAGGCTTCTACAGAGACATTATAGTACTTGTTGTGCTTAGCATTAGCTTTGCTGGAAGGCAAGACGTATTGCAGACTTTTATAGTGATGTTATATCGTAGCTCTGTAGCCGTGGAAAAGCAAACTGGTTTCTAGAAGGTTCTCTTACCCAGCACTAGTGTTGGTCATAAAGTGTGTAGAGATAAACCCTACCCCCCCTATGAAATAAATCTCTTAAAGGATTAGAGAGTATTGGGATTCCATCTGAGTAAAATGTCCtaacatgttaatgttatatGAGTTTCTCTAATATTTAGCATGATAATGTCAGTACCTTTGACCAGAATCGATAATCTTTCATTTTCATACGtttatttataacaataaataGTCCAGAGTCatcaaaaaacaagaaacactaAGAGGTTTAAAGgtggaaacacactgacacacacacctgcaataACACTGAGGTCAGTCATGTGACCTTGGCGTGATGATGCGTTCAGGTTTGCTGGTGCTTTTTGTCATCGTCCCATCAGACTTCACTGAGGGCAGGTAGCCACTGATGCTGTTGTTCACCTCACACATTCCTGTCACGCACATGTCAATGGAAAACACtacaaactgtttgtgtgtgtgtgtgtgtgagagagtgagtgtgtgagagagtgagtgagtgagtgagtgagtgagtgagtgagtgagtgagtgagtgagtgagtgagtgagtgagtgagtgagtgagtgagtgagtgagtgagtgatgcGCGCATCTTGACCTCGATACGACTTATCCACACTGACAGCTGACCGTCTATAGCTGAacatacactgtatgttttttacGTGTTGTTTCACACTGCACACTTTAATCTTCTTTTTTAAACCACTTCAGTTTTCATCCGATTTTAGCACAACTGAAAATCTGCAgaataaatgtgaattattgCACTTGTCCATCTACTACCGTTATAAACAGCAGATAAGGCTGATTGTGCAGTTTGGCAGAGTTAGAAGAGGTCACAGCAAGATGTTATTGAAACAGCTCCAGGAAACAATCACGTGCTGTAAAACATGATGGAAAtcttacatttctgtttcaggaAGGCTTCAGTCTCACACACAACTCAAGTTCCCAGCCAGATTTCTTGGTCTGTACGGCGTCTGCCTGGCATGGTGCATCTCTGGTTAGTTTATGTACTAGTGCTGATACGAGCAGGTGCAGATGGTATTTTGAATAATGTATAAATGTTTTCTACagggaaaaaagtattttggtGTCGGTGAAAAACTGGCAAAATCAGATTGAAGAACAAATGAAGATTATGAATTTAAACACATTCAATGCTAACATTAAGTCATTGACACGTGTTTAAATCAAGTTTAAATATGCTTTTGGTGCATTTATGCACAGTCTGGGTGCTCCTAAAAAACAGGTGTGACTGTTGTTGGTAAAGTTGatgaaaaacagctgcaggatTTGTAATGTGATACATTTACTCCAGTTTCCTCTTGAAACCCCTTCATAAAATGTTCTCCATGCTGAACTGATGCATAAAGGACCACATGACCtgttatatatttacatttttgtactGAGAACCATTCGCATTCCTGTTGGTTATTTCATACTGGTCAGTCATTTAGTTTCAGTGAAAAGCAACATGCAGTAAAATAATCCATCACAGTCAATATTTCAAAGACTTGATTTGTCAGAGATGTTACATCACTGTCACTCGGTGATACAGGTGAATAGAAAGTAAAACCTTAGTCTAAACATCCAAGAGTTTAGGGTCAGTTGCAGAAAGAGCAAAGAATCTCAAATCCGTGAGAAAATCACATAAATAGGAAcaatataaacaacataaatacacagtacacactgtgcATGATACTAACAGTGTAACTTATCAATATAATGGTCCTCTAAATGTACACACTCTGTCCTGTAATGTACAAATTCacagaatacattttacaaGGCTCAGATGTAAGAATATCTCTAAATGCTAAAGCAGGAGCCAAACTTTCAAGAATACGTTTGAGCCAGAAGATAACGATGTGTGAATGTTGACTGTGATGGATTATCATTGATTCGTTATCTTTTGATCGTGGAAGCACTGTTCTTGTTAAAGTTTCaggtattttttttaactttttttaaaaaatgaaattgttttcattttaacaggCTGGGGTTTTAAAACTCGTTATATTTAATTACTGAGAACAAAatactttgttttgctttttttgtcaaataccagttttcatgttttaccTTGCTGgggttaaaatgtttttgtattttaaaactgaaaaatatccAGCTGGT
It encodes the following:
- the fam53c gene encoding protein FAM53C, whose product is MPESSYWQLCPPSKSSLQGGLLSSSFPPGPVPLVPPVPPDAHLQEAGDPLDGAPSQPQQHRPLAPSTSASELSLPGAVAPPGPGPPPPPPPPPKRHCRSLSVPEDLSRCRYTWRPSASRVWTPVSRQQCHGAVGGGVTGGGAGVGGAGIGAGAAGGGACPLRAPSSSLNSSLHSSSSPTFFSLALSPDSPLPWSFPWDPSEAAAGGGACCCFFPSPSSCSSSPSPLHPPPPPQRRFSLSPVLIRDSAASTFLPPPPVPSQATAPPPGCSTGSGATGGGPVPASPSSACSTPSSLRRSLPPQLPRCHSQPCDLLLLKPGLKRRRDPDRPCARPILDFTKMTQTRSIDPQCLERGGGRLACGGDICMGMESFMGDFRGSCSPAECLGRTSIGPLSESDEECQEDDDDDDDDDDDDREEEADEREAAQQAVFERDCTELDLNLIEEN